The sequence below is a genomic window from Oreochromis niloticus isolate F11D_XX linkage group LG3, O_niloticus_UMD_NMBU, whole genome shotgun sequence.
CTTCTACAGTGGATTGTGACATTGTCTCCCTCCATCACTGGAAGACCAGGAAACTCCAGGAAAACATCACCACCTTAACAACAAGAAGCAAGGGTATAAGTGGGAATTAATATAAATTTCCTTAAGACAGAGTAGAATGGGAGAATGGGAACAGAGTCATCTAATTAAATTTCAAACCCAGTATTACTGCCACAATCTGCATTGGTAGATCATgtggagagaggaagaggagccaAATGCAGACACTGAGACATGAGTGAGGTGGAACAGAGGGTGAGCCTGATAATGTTAACATAAATAAAAGGCAACACATTAAACCAAAACTAGACTAATTGACTAAAATGGGAAaactaaagcaaaacaaaaacatgagacACAGAGAAACTGGGACAAGGAATCTAGACCATGACacaagaaacacagaaacaatacAGACAACCTGACAAAGAACAGAGGAAAACAGATACAATATAAGCACACAAGAGTAAATAGGGAGActggacacacacagagaacacaGCTGGAACGAGCTGACCTGACGACACAGATAAACTACACACAGTGAACAAAGGACACAACACtgtcaaagaaaaacaggaaacactgagacAAAGACTAATACACACAACATGACACAGGGAACGGAAAGCTTGGGGAAACTAGATGAACTTGAAAGACAATGAGAGGAGGCACACGCGACGATCTGGAAGAATGCACATGTAACACAATACAGACAGGGGAGACATGGAACAATAACATGAGGGGAATATGTAAATCACAAGGGAGATGAGTCAGAGGGAGACATGGGCATAACTtaagagacaaacacagaggaGAAGGCAGACCTACACAGGAAACGGGGAATGACACATACACAAGGAAACACGGATGAAGGGAAAAACTAAAATCTAACTAAGACATACTAATAGTAATGTGTTTATTACTTGCTTTACCAAAATTTTGGTTTAAATGTAATTCTTGAATTGAATAATTTTAGACTAGTAAAACTAATATATCAGTAAATTAGTTTTAAGCATatatacattttcttttagtATTTCACTTATAtactattattttttgtttttactatgTGATGTGATTTCTTGATCCAAATAGAGtgaatatttagattttaatgATGTCATTCATTTTCCAATTGCACATTTAACACTGCAAATGGCAGACTGTAAGAATGGCTATATCATCTGTACAACTGCCTGTAATTCCTTTGTTACTCATTAGCTGCATATATAGAACAATCATAATAGGATTACCTCTTACAGCCAGCCAGCTCTCTAATGATTCTCCACTTCCAGATAttctgcacttgtagagtcctTCATCTGACTGGGATACACTGTTAATGATCATCTCACCTTCATATATAGTATTGATTAACTGGCCATCTTTAAAGAAATGTGCTGAGCGTTTGAGAGAAGCTGTCTTCTCTTTACAGCGCAGAGTGACATTAATGTGTTGTGTCACAGCTAGAGCAGGACTCTCCAATATCACATCGCCATCTGAAAAAAATACGTTATCCACCATGAAACAATAATCCTAATAAGATCAAATAAtacacagcagaaacacaatTTCCCCATGAAATGTGGTGCTGTTTCTACAAGCTCATCTGCTTTGCAGCTAAGAGGCCTTCATTTGTTGGGAAGAACTACTATAAACACTAGAACAGGAGTCATTTTTGATGCTATTTTAAAGAAGTAAGATTTGACCAACCAAATATTTAAGATACATTTTTAAGGGATTTACTAGTTTTATAAATAACTTTGTTAAGATCATAaagtttaaatacacagagagtATGCATGAAAATAAACTGATAAACAAAGGTTACTGCCTGCTctgaaacagcttacactcccATGCATGACCTGTTCAGCCCAGCAGTAATATGTAGTACAGAGTAAAGTACTCATCTTTTATCTAATTACAGTCTCCTGTATATTTAATTATCAGTTACATCCATCTAGCTCTCTGTTAGAGCAACCTTCACCTCAAATTTGGTATTGCCTAGGCAACCTCAAGTATTACAGTAATAGTTTTAAATTAATGTCTACGAGGTTAAAATTACATCCTCAGCAGCTCTAGGTAAAAGTGGtcataattgtattttttttttttttttttaacttttgagCCTACACACCACGAAATTCAGTATTTAATCAATTTGCCCATTTTAGGAAACATCATGAATGATGATGAAGGGGTTTATTTTAACAGCGTTACACAGAGTTTTTAAATTGGCAAGGGGGACAAAAGGTCCCCCCTATGATTTAACTTAGTTTTAACTTATAACAGCAGAAAAGATTTGGCACCAAAAACAAGGTATAAAACATTCTGCATTATTCGTGAAGGTCGTATTTTTGTGCTTAGCCACAAAgtcaaaaaactaaaaaacacaacaaaaaagaaaaaaaagaaactttagtAATCCTAAGCAAAGTAAGTAAGCAGTTAGTTTAGCCCCACTTTTCGGTTTCTTCACATACCAGTGACAGTGATGTTGACAGTGTTGCTCTTTTCTCCCTTTAGATTTTCACACCAATACTCTCCTCCATCTAATAGATATGCAGTCATAATGTTCAAGATTCCTGTTGATGATTTCCTTGTGGTAGCCATTGAAGGAGTCTTTTTCATCACTCGCCATTCAGCTCCTCTGGAAAACCCCTCACACTTGAATGTGATTGATTCATATTCAAAGAACTGCAGTCTGTTGGGCTCAATATAAAGATAAGTTCCATCCAGTTCTGTGACGGACAAGAAAGAAACATACAGAAAAACAGGCCTCTCTAAGCAAAACATTTGTTATACTTTGCTAGAAAGAGGTTTTTTATTAACTGGGTTCAACATTTTTGCATGGATTACATTTGCTACAAAAGTACATCTTTACCGTTTCCAGTATGTAAGAGGGTGCAGTAAGTAGTGGGTGCAACTTATCAAATCCACTTTATTATTTGTCATCAGAACATGTGGCCACCTGGTCTGGAGCACTTAAAATTTTCTTCAAGTTATTACTGTTCagggtggttctacaagctgctGAATCATTGCTGGTACTTTTTTCTTCAACCGACTGCATATACTAATgtcaaaactttcttttttccacatAACTGTACAAAGGTAAACAATCTTTAATGGTGGAAGGAATAACCGGATGACTTATGCATCAAACCTCAACTTACCAGCGTTTTGAGAAAAATAGCCGTTCTTAACTTCAGCTGTGATCAACAACAATGAATACCAAactgcagaaacaaaaaaagcaatgtGTTAGATACTATTGACTTTACCTGAAAAATTACCCATACATGATACAGATGTATCAACATTTgttatatatactgtatttatacttgggagaaaataaataaatgacaaacgaataaaagtataaaagagtATAAAGCTAAGGAAAGCTCACCGAGTCTGATGCACAAAGGTGTCACCTCCATGTTAGGGAGTTAACTTCCTCCTGACTGACTGAACATTAGACTGACTGTCATTTACAAATGCGTAGGTGGAGACCTTCCCTTTTCTGTGAGAAATGGCTGCGGCACTATGATCATTTCATATATGCCTTATGTATCTAATTATCTGTAAATTTACAGGTAATATTAGTAATAACCAGAGAAGTAGCAACACTTAAGGCAAAAAGCAGTGTGGTATATCCTGTAGAAAATAATAATATGCTTATCATGTTAAGTTGAAGCACGCTTAGGATGCCAATTGTCATTGCGAAACATTctcaatataatataatataataaaacaacaaaaatacactgCTCATAACCTTTCCCTATGCACCAATGAACTGTTGTGATATTAACTACTTTAAAACTTGGGTAAGAAATCTGCTTTTGTATATTTGCTGTAATTTATTAcctgaatatttaaaaaagtaaaaaatcattaaaaaaaatgtaatgaataaaatgaaatctTTAAGGATACATTTTATGTCATCTAAATACATAACATACATCAAAGGGTTATctttaaaataatgattaaGACTGAGCATTACAATCAACAGCATTGCAACATAGCTGAAAGACACTGTTTAACCATAACATTGTAATGTATCCTAAAGATACGAAAACTAGAAAACAAAGTGACAAAAGGTATTTTATACAATAGTCACGGCTCTTTCATTAGTCTGATGTCTTTTTAGCACCCATTGACCTGGAAGACAAACATAAATGCAGAGTCAAAATTTGTTTAGTGCACTGTTGTAGCATTATGCCCTATTTTTttatagagagagaaaaagaaaaaacgagcaataaaatgtcatattttataaaatatCTTAGTCCTccctttgttttgcatttttttgttttgcatattttggtTATGGTTTCTGTGGTTCATGTGCATGTTACGCccctctgcagcccctaatcTCTTTGCAGTGGCAGTGCAAGAGTGGTCAGCTGGTACTAATTCACCACACCTGGTCCGGTGTGGATATAGACAGACTTTCATAAAGGCTCACTAGTCTTAGTGTTACCAGCTATTTTAACTAACTTGctatataatttaaaataaaatctcttCTCTGTGAAATTCTGGTATTGGTCAACATATTTATGTTGCGGCTTTTGAGCCGAGTCATAACAgtgcattgtttaaatgtcctaTAAATGTCAAGCGGAGTTCTTGTCACAGAGTTTCTTGTTCAACTCAAACTGATGTGTACTAAAAGGGTAATATAGCAGTTCACACCACATTGAGTGTATGTAAACGTGACAACATGTCTGTTCACATATAAATAACAAGTCTATGAACAGAGGCAGAGAATGGTTGGGTCACTTTTCTACCCTTAGAACATCTTGAAAATAGATGCTGTGTAATACATGAAGCCCGTGCTTGAAAACTAGTGAATGTAGGTGACAGGGACAGAGAACTTGAATCTTGAATGGACGGTAAATAAAGTTAAGGCTTATGTTCAACAAAAGAAATCTCTAAAGAAAGCTGTTACAACACACATGTTTTTGACATTTACCATACACAATTACTTTAAAGGCTGTCATCCTCAGCAAGAACCATATAATCAGAGACACAGGCTAACACACATTACCTGTATATTTCTAAGTTCAGATTTAAACCCGCTGGACTATGCTGAGTGTCTAAGATAAGCCTGCAAAATCTATGATCTTTGAAAAGCAAAGCGTACACAGGCAGTCAAAGCACACATTACACTTTTTCATGTTCAGCACAGCCAAATATTCTGTGTACAGTGTTGACATAGGTGCAAACACAGTCAGAGAAACAAGTAGTAAGTGTGTGATGGTATGTAAATATAGATCTCTATATATTTTAATGGCAACTGTTAAAGTTCTGATTTGATCATTCAACTTCGAAACTAGctctcttattttatattactcTTTGAGTTATTTTggggttttatttattatataggGGATAATATACTatgtttcttctgtttcttttactcaATTGCAGACTTTCACCAAGAGATGGTGCTTTCCTCAAAAAAACTTTGAGTAGGGTAGTTAACTATAGGTGattttctgtgttattgtagggtatTTTCCTTATAATATGAAGGTGTTCCTTTTCAGAACAGTAAgtcatgaacaaaaaaatgtaataattgtTTCAGCTCTTGCAGCTCAGTGATTGATTCACAGTGAAGTAAAGGATAAAATTGCTCAGACTTGCTTGTTTCACAGTATCAAGAAAATCTTGGGACGTCAGTAATGCTCATTGCTAGAGGCTGGTTGGTCTTGTAGACATTAGCACCATGATACAGCAGTAGTACACAACAGTAAAGCATGGCCCAGTCAAAGCTGTCACTTATAGATGTGTTTTCTTAGGATCAGATTTGAATGCATTATATGCATTACcatatttttcagaccatatggcacaccggattataaggcgcattaagcgaaacaaaacattcagataagtcaaactttactcaactcattcttcttgcttcctccacttctgtaccattgattcattaatgttgaattctctcgcagctgctctattcccaagttgttgcagtatattaatgactaacctcgtattgtggatggattatctcagttgttctccagactgaagtttggtccgtttacagcatcctgccatgtgattgaaTTTGTCAAAAACAATCAgaaaccctcacgttaacttttatctagtggaaaaaagttagcattcatcctccagcttcactgtgtttatgttatgctaacatagctgtgtcgctagcacatcattatacactagtccaacttcagtaaccctccAAAAGTAACTGCTGTTtaattttctgtcttcatttatgttggaagtgatagcagagctgtacgtttgaattttttcagatatctctcagtcagaacatgctatatcatgtttaggtagaaactagcgagctaacttcctgctaacttctaactctgttaaatttaataaattctgttttcatggatgcctggatgttaaacttaattattacacctggtaaagcagcaatgctgatcgttttattaaagatgaaagaatttagacagtttttaactctcagtgatgctgcagtgttcgtttgactttgggacctgaaacGGAGTTTGAACCCAGATTACTCTGACTACGCAATCCGACAATCCATCGAGCAGCATGGCTTCGTAGCTTGCTTACCAGATTGTGTATGATTAACCCAAATCTAATCTTTAATTCTTAAACATCAAGCAgtaaagtaaaatttaaaaaaaaaaaaagaggctcaCAAATTTATTATGCCACCACATCTCCTATTTCTTATTCAGGAAGCAGGAGGTTTCTGTCTTCCTCTCTACAATATTTTGTTTCCTCTCGTCATAAACCGTTGCTCCAGTCAGCTCCTCAATATGCACTTGCAAAAGGActctttttaaatactttatctCTTACTGCAGTTGCCTCTAACAAAAGGGCAGACCAAAAATATTATCTctatcctcctctgtcacaccactaaccctaaccctctgcatgtcctcctttgCTATATCCATCAGTCTTCTCTattgtcttcctcttttttcctaCCTGACAACTCTATCTTCAATATCCCTCAACCAATAATGTCCACTATCCCTCCCCTGCACATGTTAAAAACCTATGAGCATTGCCTCTCTAACCTTGTCTCTAAACTGCTCAGACTAACTGTAATTAATTCACAGTACTGTTGGAATAAAGAGGAAGGTGATCACCAAGTAGTGATactcatattttattcaaataCTACATTAAGACTATCAAAGCATTTAATTGTAACTCAtcagtgctaaaaaaaaaaaaaaaaaaaaagacgactaTATTTACAGAAGTGTAGAAATATTTGTTCTGTAGTATTTGTCACTGTTTAATGTAGACACATACAGCTTTAAGATGAATAGGCTTGGAGCTCTGCAGCCACCGAGTAAGCAGAGGTTTGGTGGCTGTGTGCCTCAGCAGTTGGCAACCCTGTTCTAAACTTCACATGTTCTGCTACTTTGTGTAAGAGTGTCTGTGATTCCTGAGCGCTTCCTTTTTGTAACAATTTACAACAAGATTTACGGTAGACTCTGGAATATCTAGGAGGGAATTAACTGCACATGCTTACTTGTTCCAGTAAAAACTATTACACCTATTAGAGCACTATGCTCGAATTTAGTAAGCTCTTTAGAACGAccaattatttcacatttataAAGGCAAACTTCACACACTTGTGGCAAGGGGACGGAAAACATCTGAATTGAAAGAGTAAGAAGTGTGTTACAGTACCTTTTCTTCCATATAGTTTACTATGAGTGTAGAAATCACCACTCAGTAGACTGCATGCCTAAGCAGGACTTTATTTGAGTTTTGAGTTATGCCTTTGACCAGGTGTACATGTTTAAGCATGAGCATAAAACTGTATCAAAGACATCAAGAGGAAccataaaaagattttttacttaattttattaaaaagtaaaatcatAAGACATGCAATTATGGAAGTAATGGACTCTTGGTGTCCTTTTTAACTTTTTGCATCTCCAGTTGCTTATACTGATAAGGTTTTAGTTGGACAATGAGGTTTATTAGCTGTAATGTGAACAGTGATAAAGAAACAATTCAAtgatatttctttcttttactaaTGCAAATATTATATTTCTGATTCAAAACATTATCAATACATACAAAAGCTaggagacattttttttaattattttgttgttttagcaacattaaattttaaaactgtaaatatgtgaaacatttataattgtaataaattacagATTTAAAAAGGCATGACCTTTTTTTTatatcgaaaaaatatc
It includes:
- the LOC106096880 gene encoding high affinity immunoglobulin gamma Fc receptor I, whose product is MEVTPLCIRLVWYSLLLITAEVKNGYFSQNAELDGTYLYIEPNRLQFFEYESITFKCEGFSRGAEWRVMKKTPSMATTRKSSTGILNIMTAYLLDGGEYWCENLKGEKSNTVNITVTDGDVILESPALAVTQHINVTLRCKEKTASLKRSAHFFKDGQLINTIYEGEMIINSVSQSDEGLYKCRISGSGESLESWLAVRGGDVFLEFPGLPVMEGDNVTIHCRRKGTFSKFTANFFKDGDFIETGYKGEMTIQRVMKSHEGFYKCSIAGFRGESEETWLSVRVREELQHEGHAEPHPSSDHSCHIYLTLRTIFTILLVALLVLLVGLFYSKKLGITQQ